AACAGCTGACCCGCCAGACCCCGTTCCACGACGACTCGGCGCCCGGCGACGACCAACTTCCGTTGTAGACAAAGCGTTTTCCGCCGGTCATTTGGAACACCGCGGTGGCCGCGGCGGCGCCGCGGAACGTGCTCCAGGGTGGATTGTGCTCCTCGCAGTAGACCGAGACCGGGTCGGCGTCGAGCAGATACCGCGCGCTGTCAAACGGATGGATCGCCATGTCCAGCAGCAGCGGATGATCCATGACCGCGCGAAAACCACCGAACCGCGGGTCGCGGAAGAAGTCGCACACGACCATCCCGGTCTCGCCTAGCTCGGCGATCCCGGCTTTCAGCGCGAAAAGCTGCGGGTTGTAGCGCCGTGACTGGCTGACCATGAACAGCAGGCCGGCACGTTCGGCGGCGGCCACCAGCCGTACCGCCTCCGGCAGCGTCGCGGCCAGCGGTTTTTCCCCCAGCACGGGCAATCCGAGCTCGAATGCCTCCAGGGTGACCGGATAGTGCGCCTCCGGCACCGACACGTTGATGACCGCGTCCGCCTCGACACCGAGAGCGGAAATGCTGCTGGCGAACGGTAAGCCACCGGCCGCGGCCTCGGCGGCCGCCAGGTCCAGGTCGACCACACCGGCCAGTTCGGTGTCGGGAGAGGCGTCCACGGTGGACAGCCAGCCGCGCCCCATCGCGCCGACACCGACCACGATGACCCGCAGCGGCGCCGTCACACCGGCTCCGTACGCTGCAGCGACGGCTCCACACGCGTCACCGGCGCTGCCCAGCGAACACCGTTTGCGATCACCCGGCGTACGTCCGGATGGTGGTAGACCGGATATTCCTGGTCACCCGGACTGAAGTAGAAGATCTTTCCGTTGCCGCGCCGGAACGTGCAGCCGCCACGGAAAACCTCGCCACCGGTGAAGGAGCTGATGAACACCAGCTCGTCAGGGGCCGGAATGTCGAAGAACTCGCCGTACATCTCCTGCCGGTCG
The nucleotide sequence above comes from Fodinicola acaciae. Encoded proteins:
- a CDS encoding Gfo/Idh/MocA family protein gives rise to the protein MTAPLRVIVVGVGAMGRGWLSTVDASPDTELAGVVDLDLAAAEAAAGGLPFASSISALGVEADAVINVSVPEAHYPVTLEAFELGLPVLGEKPLAATLPEAVRLVAAAERAGLLFMVSQSRRYNPQLFALKAGIAELGETGMVVCDFFRDPRFGGFRAVMDHPLLLDMAIHPFDSARYLLDADPVSVYCEEHNPPWSTFRGAAAATAVFQMTGGKRFVYNGSWSSPGAESSWNGVWRVSCSGGSALWDGDNPASVQVAGGATRVLPDDPSAGNGIDGSLAEFVAAVRTGSRPMGEARDNVLSLAMVFAAASSAESGQPVRIADVLNAAADF